The region AATTAACATTGATACATAATAGAGACATTGAATTTTGGAATGAAACAAGAAGATGCTCGCTTTGAGAACTTTTTTTTGCCGTGAATTAGAATTGATTTAATCAAGGAAAATGATTTAATAAAAATTTAAGGAGGAGGGTATGAATTTTATAGGAAGCATCATTAGAGAATATCGTTGTAAGTTAAAAATGAGCAGAACGATGTTAGCAGAAAATATCTGCTCGGAAAAATATATATATTTAATTGAAAAAGGAGAGCGTACCCCATCTGCTGATATGGTGCGATTATTAAGCGATAGGATGGGGGTAGACTTATTTGACCATTATCAGTACCTTGACTGTAGTAATCCAATCTCCGTACGAGAAACACTAAAGAATTTTGATATCTGTCAGAGAAAATCAGATTTCATAACTGCGAAGAGTATAGTGGATAAGGCTATGTATCTTGCGGATTTTAAGAATAAGCCATGGCTATATGAGCTTGAAGCAAATAGGCTTGGTTATATGGTTTTTATAGAAAATAAGTATGAGGAGGCAATTATGGATGCCAACAAAGTACTAGAAGACATGGAACCTAAATATTTAAGTAGTATTCATGTGGTAAATCTATATGTATTACTATCCACTTGTTATCAAATTATAGGTGACCTCAATAACGCTAAGTCTATAACTTTAGCAGCTTATAATATTGTGCGATCGAAATATAAGATTGAAAAGTATGATCATAACATTGTCTCAGTCAGATTAAATTTAATAACCTTATATTATTTAACGAAAGATTATGAAAAAGCAATAACGGAAGGTAAGGAGTTAATAGATTATCAGATTGAATTTAACTCCTATGCAAGAATACATATCGCCTATGCGTTTCTTTCATTTTCCTATTTTAAGAAAGATGCCTTTAAAGAAGCCTTTTTATATTTTAATCAAACGATTAGTGTATTAATGGCATTCTATAATCCTATTGATTTAAAGTACATAGTGGCACAGGATATATTTCAACTCATGGTAAAAGATGAGAGGGTAAATCACAAATTAGTAAAAGAATTTAAAATGAAATATGAGCTAAGTTATGATAAATAATATGTTATTCGGTAAAATGAAAAAGCGTTGATTATAATTGGTAACAATTGTTCCATGACCAATCCTACCTATATATGATAACATATCTCTTACATTTACAAGTGATGAAAGACAGATTTAAGATGTACATTTATATCAATAACCTTCAAAATTAAATAGCAGTATAATGGTGTAACAACGAATGTAGGTTATTTTCCTTACAATTACCATATTCGCTGTCCATAGATTTTGCTGTTTTTTAAGGAGCGCTGTAGTATGAAACAAAAACATAATGGAGTAAGACGTATTCATCAAGATAACATGAGGGAAAACAATCAGTCGAGAACTTCCATTCTTTTCGCTATTGCTCTATTGATTTATATTGTTCTTAGTATTTATCAATTACAAATTAGGAATCAGTTAGTCAAACAGATACTGTTACATTTCCAGGTTATTCTTACAGTTTCATTTGTGATTAGTGAGATAAAGCATAGTTACTTGATTTCTATTCTGGTAACTCTTTTTTGCTTTCTTTTGTCTTTTCTATCGTTCTTTACAGATGAGAATGAGCAAGCGATTCATGC is a window of Lachnoclostridium phytofermentans ISDg DNA encoding:
- a CDS encoding helix-turn-helix domain-containing protein codes for the protein MNFIGSIIREYRCKLKMSRTMLAENICSEKYIYLIEKGERTPSADMVRLLSDRMGVDLFDHYQYLDCSNPISVRETLKNFDICQRKSDFITAKSIVDKAMYLADFKNKPWLYELEANRLGYMVFIENKYEEAIMDANKVLEDMEPKYLSSIHVVNLYVLLSTCYQIIGDLNNAKSITLAAYNIVRSKYKIEKYDHNIVSVRLNLITLYYLTKDYEKAITEGKELIDYQIEFNSYARIHIAYAFLSFSYFKKDAFKEAFLYFNQTISVLMAFYNPIDLKYIVAQDIFQLMVKDERVNHKLVKEFKMKYELSYDK